From the genome of Nicotiana sylvestris chromosome 1, ASM39365v2, whole genome shotgun sequence:
AACTACATACCTCAACAGCAAGAATCAAACTCAGCAAGTCCAAATAAAAGTTAAGAACAGCCGCAAATTCGGTTACGAATGAAGCGAAATAGCAACAAACGAACAACGATCCGATCGAGACCCGCGTCGGCACCGGAAACCTTGAACCCAACTCAAAAAAAATCGACTGAACTTGGGTGTTCTTACACAGTTAAAATGAACCTCTGTTCATCGGCAAACATGGTGCGACGACTACTAtttttggggtggtttggtgttgCGTTTCGGCTGGTTTTTGGTTGACGTTTCAGCTGGTTTCGGAACTGTTTTTGCTGGTGGTTTGAGGTTGTATCAAGTGTGTTTGGAGGTGGGGAACACGATGggggagctaggaggaggaggaatgATGATGGTTATGAGTGACGGACTGGCGGAGCTGGACGAGGTGGAGGGAGCTGGTAGCGGCGACAATGGCGGTAATGGAGGTTGCTAGTGGCGGGCTGCTTGGACAGAAAAGATGGATCAGTGGTGGTGGGTCGTTGATGCTGCAGCTGTTCCGACGAGGAAGCAACAGCAGCTGCTGCGTGATAGCAGCGGACGTGGGGGTCGTTTGACTTGAAGAAATCGGAAATGGTGGTTTCGGCGATGGTTATGGTCGTTTGAGCAGTTGACGGAGGTGGAGGGAGACGATGGTGGTACGTGGGGGTTGTGACTGGTTCAGCTGACGACGCAATAGGGTTTTGGGTCGTTGGTTGGACAGGGACGACGAGGGAGTCGGGGTGCTGCTGGGGTTCGGACGTGGGGGGTGGTCCGGCAATGGAGTTTTCCGGTTAGGGAGTcgtgggtttttttttttttctttcttctttgaagaagaaagaggaacagtagtaTATTTTCCTTTCAAACttttcccccccccccctcctgtccgttcctttttttctttttgtaggttTTTTCTTCCTCCTTTTTGGAGAAGAAACCGGAACAGTGGTCCCCCCTTCAATTTTCAAaagtccgtgttttgtaatgctttgcccatgaaaatgagccccacgcgtggtggggttcgaggcatatgttccccacgcgtggtggggttccccatgtgtcctggacactgtttattatgggctaggtccgaaaattaggcctaaaaccgggtagtttaaacccgaatattattcttttgcccggacccgagaaataggaacacgttgcttaactagtcctatgtaagcaaaataactaccaaaaataagactagtatttaaacaaaactatatctttttaaatatttttcaaggtttaaaatagctacaaaatattaataaaactattttttttttttgtaattttcgttttaaaatattaagataaaatatgaggtaatatttttgtattttttcaaagttaaaaattcctataaaactttaatagaattattatttttgtattttttcgaaattatataaggtacaaaaataaagtgcaatttttgtatttttcaagtttatgagaaatacataaactaaaatttatatatatattttttgaaacgaaatgaagtaaaaatagttaaaatagctattctagacccaatttcacatattcatgctagaAATGTGaaaaaaatctcggggagggtcaaaaatcacgtgcttacaatgtcTCCTGGGAAATATTTTGTTTGGATGTTTGCCGTCGTTATGGGAACATTCGACCATTAGACGTCGTTAACGAGTTTAATCGATTGGAACAAAAAGGAGATGTTGATAGTTATCAGGTAAGTTTTGATGAGTTGCGTTTCTACGTGTTGCTCATTAATTCATCTTTGAACGAAGCATACTTTGTTACTTGTTTTATTGGTGGCCTTAGATCTGATTTACAATCGATGGTCAGGGCTTTTAATCCTCAAACACTGCTTGATGCCTTGGAAGTGGCTAAGTTGCATGAAAAGACCCTTGCGGCCATCTACAAAAATATCCAGCCCAAGTACTATGTTACCTACCCCAAAAATGATAGTCCAATAGCCAAAAGTGATAGCTCAATACCCAAGACCCTTACTTCCCCAGCTTCGGCACCAAGGGCACTCCCTGGTGTTACCATTAAAAATCCTTTATCTAAAAATGTCTCTTTGGATACACTGCATGACCTTAATTTGTGTTTCAAGTATCACAACAAATATTTTTCGGGCCATCAATGTAAAACCAAGTTGCAGTTGATGACTGGTGAAATGGAGGTGGGAAAATGCTCAGGGGTAGCAAAGGAGGCCCAAGAAGAAGAAACTGTGGTTGAAGGGGAGTTACAGGCCCATGAGCAAGGTGAACAAGCAGAAATTTCATTAAACGTGTTGCTGGGCCTGGATTACACACCGAATACTATTAAAATTGTGGGTAACATCAAACAAATCCCATTGGTTATTTTAATCGATAGTGGTTCTACCCATAGTTTTATTGATCCTCAAGTGGCTAAAAATTTGGGCCAAATAGGTGTGCCCATTAAGGGTCTCTTGAGAGTGAGAGTTGCTAATGGGCACGAGCTATTTTGCAGTCATTTTAGCCCATCATTCATGTGGGAAATGGGGAATAATCAATTTCATTTTGATTTAAGGTGGCTGCAAGTGAAGGGTTGTGATATTGTGTTGGGAATGGATTGGATCAATTCAGTTGCACCTTTGATTTTGCATACTAAACCACATAGTATCTCTTTTATGAAGGATGGTCACTTTTTAACATTGATTGCCAGCAGAGACGCTATAAAAATAGCTCCTGCCAAGGCCAAATCCATTCAGAAATTGCTTAAGAGCAGTTACTGTAGCTTTTTAGCTCAAGCCCAATTCAATGACTTGGAAGAAGTAGCTGAGACCTTTCCTAATCAAACCCAAATGGAACAACTACTGTCCAAATTCGAGGACTTATTCAAAGAACCAAGTGGTCTTCCTCCTAAGCGTGGATGTGATCATGCAATTGATTTGGTTCCTGGTGCTATTACAGTTAACCAAAGGCCATATCGATACTCGTTTGAACAAAAGAACGTTATCAAAAAAATAGTCCAAGACATGCTACAACAGAATACTCTGGTTCCCAgctcttttcttttttgcttcacctgTGATATTAGTGAAGAAAAAGGACTCTACTTGGCGCATGCGTGTTGACTACTGCAAGTTAAATGATATTACGGTGAAGAATAAATATCCAATTCCGGTAGTGGAAGATTTGTTAGACGAATTGAATAGAGCTTTCTTATTTTCAAAGCTTGACCTGTGGTCTAGTTATCATCAAAGCGCATGAAGGAGGGGGACGAGTTCAAAATAACATTTCGAACTCACCATGGGCTATGGCAATTCAAAGTAATGCCTTTTAGGCTTACAAATGCTCCAGCCACGTTTCAGGCCTTAATGCACAAGATTTTTGGGCCTTATCTTCGCAATTTCGTGTTAGTGTTCCTCAACGACATTCTTGTCTATAGTGCTTCTGCCTCAGAACATTTGATTCATCTTGAGAAGGTTTTTGAAGTATTACAAGCTAATCAGCTCTTTGCTAAGCACTCTAAATGTAGTTTTGGGCGTGATAGGATTGAGTATCTCGGCCATATAATTTCTAGTGGAGGGGTTAGTATAGATGAGTCTAAAGTCGAAGCAATGCTCAATTGGGACAAGCCTAGTAATATTAAAGGGCTTAGAGGATTTTTGGGTCTAACAGGTTACTATAGGAGGTTCATAAAATATTGTGCAATCATCAACAGACCTCTTACTAATTTACTAAAGAAAGGGACTTTTGTTTGGAGTGAGGAGGCTATGCAAGCATTTGAGGCCCTAAAACAAGCAATGGTCCAAGCACTTGTACTGGCCCTACCTAATTTCTCTCAGCCTTTTGTCGTAGAAGTGGATGCTTGTGGAATAGGAGTGGGGGCTGTTCTGATGCAGCAAGCTAGACCTTTGGCTTTCCTTAGCCAAGCTTTAAGCTCAAAGCATCTGGGCTTATCTACCTATGAAAAAGAACTGGTGGCACTACTGTTAGCCATTGAAAAGTGGCGACACTATCTACAACCATCTCATTTTATCATTAAAATAGACCACTTCAGCTTGATGTTTTTGAAAGATCAAAGGGTGACAACCTCTCTTCAACATAAAGGTATAACTAAGCTTTTGGGGCTTAGTTACAAAATTCAATTCAGAAAAGGAGTAGAAAATGTTGCTACTGATGCATTGTCACGTAGatttgaagaagaggcagaaTGCAAAAGTATTTCAGTAGTGCAACCTTTATGGGTTCAGGAAGTCTTTGCTAGCTATGAAGGGGACTCCGTAATCATGGCAGCTATGGCTAAACTTGTACTAGATCCTAATGTTATTCCTAATGTATCCTTGCAGCAGGGCTTATTGAGGCATAAGGGTCAAATTTGGGCAGAAAGTACTGGGCAGAAGAGACAACAATTAATTGAAGCTATGCACATCACAACTTGGGGCAAACATTCAGGGGTTCATGCCACCTTGCAAAGATTGAAATCTCTTTTTTACTGGCCCAATCTCTCAGAGGATGTGAACCAGATGGTATCAGAATGTGACACTTGCCAAAGGAACAAGGGAGAAAATGTGGCTTATCCAGGATTACTTCAGCCTCTTCCTGTCCCCTCAAGGGCATGGGAACACATTACAATGGATTTCATTGAAGGATTACCAAAATCCGGGGGAAAAAAGTAATATTTGTGGCAGTGGATTGTTTTACCAAATATGCTCATTTTATAGCCTTATCCCATCCTTATACGGCATTGAAAATTGCTCAATTGTTCCTTGACAATATCTGTAAATTACATGGCAATCCAATTTCTATTACTTCTGATAGAGACCCGATTTTTACAAGCCTGTTTGGAAAGAGTTGTTTAAAGGATTGGGGGTACAAATTAAGCTCAGCTCAGCATACCATCCACAGACGAATGGGCAAATGGAAAGGCTTAACAAGTGTTTGGAAGGTTACCTTCGATGCATAACTGGTCACTAGCCTGCAACTTGGAGCAAATGGTTAAGCTTGGTAGAGTTCTGATACAATACAGCTTTTCATTTCGCAATTCAAATGTCCCCCTTCAAGGCGTTATATGGCTATGATCCTCCCCAGCCTACATTTGAGCTTGTGGCTCAATCCAAGGTGAACTCAGTTGATGAATTGCTGCGAGAAAGGCAGATAATGAGTCGAGTTTTACAAGAAAATTTAAGGAAGGCTCAAGAGAGAATGAAGTTGTATGCCGATGCAAAGAGAACAAAAAGATATTTTCAAGAAGGCGATTGGGTGTTTCTTAAACTCAGGCCATATCGACAAGTTTCTATGGCTGTTCGTAGAAATTTGAAATTGGCTTCAAAATACTACGGGCCTTACCAAATTGTCAAGAAAATCGAGCATGTTGCGTATGAGCTGAAGCTACCTGTCGGGTCCAAGATTCATCCAATTTTTCATGTCTTACAGTTGAAGAAAAAAGTTGGAAATCAAGTGCTGCCATCCATGGAACCCCAAATTTGTTACAATGATGGACAGATTTTGGTGGAACCTGTGGCAATTTTGGATCGGAGGAtggtgaaaaagaagaataagGCAGCTGTGAAGGTGTTGGTGCAATGGGCAAATCTATCTCCAGAAGAAGCAACTTGGGAGGACTACAATTTTCTCTGTTCTCAGTTTCCAGAGTTTCAACCTTGACAATGATGTCAAGGTTTTTCAATGGGAAATAGAATGTTAcgaaagagaaagaagaacatTATTACTCTTAGTTCTTTATTATGTATTGGAGTCCTTAAGTTTAATAGTTGTCAGCTTagtcttttcttatttattatatAGTCCCTAAAAACTGGCATTGTTATATGTTGCTAGGTGTCTAATTTGTTAGAGTCATTTTGCTATTTATTTCCTGTATGTCAGTCTACAATTATGCTGAATGAAATGtcatcattttcatttttaattctgTCATATTTTACATTCTTCTTGGTTTTACGTGCCTACCCCTTACATACCTATTTAATTCTTTGCCGATTTTTAACAAGCTTTAATAACATTCATCACAAATTCTTatacaaatttcaaattcaagttcAAATCCAAAGCTTCAAATTTGTTAATgatgttttttgaattttatcaaaATTAATCACTAAATTTTCAGCATATTTTTAGTAAACTTTTACTCAACAATAATCAAATTAATTTTCTAGGTCATGGAATaccaaaattaaatttttaagcTTTTTAAAAGGTTAATAATTGTGATTTTTACAAGACCCAATAGCTccgcttttctttttctttttctttttcttcttagtcaTGAGAGTTGGAGAGGCAAAACATGAGAGGTAGATAAAACTAGAATGGGGGTTGGGGAAGAAGACGAACAGGAGGGGGAAAGCGCTGGGATTTGGGTTGAGGAAGAAGACATGgatttatgttttttttctttaatttaaaaaggaaatagttaaaaaataaaataaaaaaaaacaaataaaaaaacttaATTTCAGATGATTTTTTAGTTTTCACGCGCCTTTTTTATGTGTAATACACACGTTTGACACATGGTAAAAAAGGTGTGTAATTGACAGACTTTTAGTGTACTATTTTCGTGTTTAATAAGTGTGTAAAAGAGATTTGAGCGCAAGGTGAACGGGTAAAGTACATATTTTACCAAATAGTAGTAATacttaatttttctttttaaaaggcAGCAGCATGGAGCGCAGTGGTAACTAATCATAACTCCGTTAGGCGTTAAcagtgtgtgtgagagagagagagcgcgCAACCGCCCCATTCCCTCATTCTTTCGCTTCAAGTCTTCACTACGAGTGTTTCAGATCACCTACTTTCTATCTCTCTATATAAGTATATAATCAACGCCGTCCCTCACAATTGCCTTTCACCAGAAGAAGAGGAGCATTTCCTGATATTGAATTTCTGTAAgtaatcattgcatttcatttcacTTAATTAGTCGTTTTTCGTTGTTGATTTGTCCTTTCAATTACTTGATAACTTTtgttaatgtttttttttttcaatctgaATTGGATTAGTTGACGATTTTCTACGATTGTTTTTTCTCTGATTCCAAGCTTACAATTAACTTCTACCACAGTGCATCCTCAATTTGAAATCAGTTGATGCACAGTCATATACATATGGTGCGCgcgtgagtgtgtgtgtgtgtgtgtgtgtgtgagagagagagagagagagagagagagagagagatccgCCTTAGTTTGCTCCTACACCTACTAACATTCCACGGCCTGTTGTCACCAAACGGAAGCAAATTATATAATTTCTTTTTGTTGATTGTTTCTCTCTAAGTAAGCACTGGCTTAGGTGTTCCTTGTTATTAtgcttttatttataaaaaaaatcattttgttGATTCcttgtttgattgcttgatcacttgTCATTGGAGTATTTGCATCTgatactggatatttacattttgCACTACCGCGATTCATTTTGTTCAAAAATTTCCTGCTGTTTTCTAGCTTAAAGCCTTAAAATACATATGTGACGATAAGCCGGCAGTGAGATTAGTTTTATGTACAAATTTATTTTGCACTCAGATAAGCCGGCAGTGAGATTAGTTTTATGTAGAAATTTATTTTGCACTCAAATAAGTCGGCAGTGAGATTAGTTGATTCTGATCAGTTAAGTTGAATGTATGTACTATAAGAGGTAAATTCATGATTTGAAATTTATGGGTTCCTAAAGTGACCTCAAATCTTCAACTTTAAtactataaaataataataactggGTTCTCAGTCAattatttatagatatttaatgGATTTCTTAATACATATATAGGGTTTGGACAAAAGCTACTGGATTCACGTGAACCCATATTGTCGATCCACCTCTGACTATAAGCATCTGTTTATGTTTTCCATAGGCCATCCCTCCTCGTCCCTTCTTTCTCATTATTGTTCTATGTTGTTTCTGTTTTGCTTTATTTAGTAGTTTATGGTTTCTCCTGGGTTAAATCATGTTTATTGTATTACTATGATTGCAGGTGAAGAACAATGACAAACACACAACTAATGGAGATTCAACCTCATGAGCTCAAGTTCACATGTAAGTTCTTGAAACTTTGCATTTGCTTCCTCGCAAAATTGACATGGAATGAAAAATAGAATGGAAATATGGGGTGAGCTTGACATTTTCTGGCAAGTACTCTTGATGTCCTTCAATTGCATTGAGTACTAAAATTTTGAGCTAACTATATGAAAGCATCAACATCTGCTAAACCCAAGAATACTTGCTATTTAATGAAATCACTGTACAGAGTTGGCTTTGTCATGTACTATTCTGAGTGGTAGTGACTGCTTTTCGACTACACTAAAGCTGAGGAAGCCTGTTTTGGTTTCATATTCTTCTTGAATTAATAGATGTGTGTCGCTTGTAATGATATTCAGAGGTactgaaaaggaaaaaattatttAAGAGGTTATTTAATTTGCTTAATGCCCTATTTGGGTTGAAAGATAAAAAAGGTAACTACTGGATGGTAACTATCTTATCTATCATTTATCACTATTTGACATTTAGCCAAATAAGAAATGTTCTTATAAACACCTTCTTGGTTCAGGAGGAAGACAGTTCAATAAAGAGTTAACCTTTTGAGACTGGCAAATTGGGATACATCAAAGATGTTTGCTTATTCTTGTGTTAGGCTTCAGAGATCATTTTGTACTTCTTTTGGATTAAAGGATGCGCTTCTAACTCTTATCTTTGCTTTTAGTTGAGGTGAAGAAACAAAGTTCATGTGCAGTTCACCTAGTTAATATCACAGACCAATATGTAGCTTTCAAGGTATGGTAATTTTGTCGAAAAGGCATTCATATAAACTCTTAAGAAAATAAGATACATGCGCAGCTGCCCCTTGTTGAGATTGAGCAAAAGGCCATCCAACTCTGTACTTTTTGTTTTACAGGTGAAGACCACTTCACCTAAGAAATATTGTGTCCGGCCAAATATAGGTGTTATCAAACCAAAATCGACATATGACTTCACAGGTATATATAATTTCTCTTTCTGGTTCTTATTCATTGACAGCCATAAAGTTAATTATCCTTGCATTGCTAAGCATGCTTCTTCAAGTGAGTAGTCATCTACGAGTTGGGGAGCAAAGACATTGCAGCAAAGTAGATGTAGCTTCTGTTAGTGCTCCTGCTTACTGAATCTTTTTAGTAATCTAAACGTCAATGTGTGGAGATCAGCAACACATGAAAGGAAGTTTCATTCAACTAATTTTCTCCTTTCAATGCTCATGCTTGATTTCTGCAGTTTGAGGTCTGGTAATTTGACCTATCAAGATGACTTTACAAGATATTGTCAAGTCAGATTTGACCCTGAATAGTAGTTATCTCATAATTGAGCTTGAATTCAAATACTCTATAGCAAAATTAGTCCAACCAAGCAAAGATGTGTCGAACTTTGTATCTGTGCTGGTTGATTAAGACCCCGGTCAAAAGAACATTCTTCAGTTTCTAATCCTGACGTTATCTTGAGATGCAGTTACAATGCAAGCTCAGAGGACCGCTCCATCCGATATGCAATGCAAGGATAAATTTTTGATTCAGGGCACAGTTGTCCCTTTTGGAACTAGTGAAGAGGAAATTACACCCAGCATGGTAAAAGTTACAATGCCTCATCTGAATCAATGATTTTATACTTTCTCATTTTCGTTTTGTACTTTTGCCAGTTCAACAAAGATAATAGAAAATATATTGAAGAGTGCAAATTAAGGGTTGTTCTGGTTAGCCCACCCAAGTCTCCAGTTCTGCAGCCCGCTAATGGAATTTCCAAGCAAGGTGCACCTATTGAGACTTCAATGCAACAGGAAAAATTTCCAAGTGGTGTTGAAAATCTTCCTCCGGCTCAAACTGTAAGTTGCATTATCATCACTGTTTTACTCTCCTGTATGGAAGTGCCTTCCAGGAATTCAGTATTTAATTATCTGATAAAAACCATGGAGAATGTCAACTAATGAATTACTGGTTTGCAATGCCCTGCATATTTCCGTTACTTTTGGCCAGCTAATAAACTTTGGTGACATTAATTTTTGGTGCGGTTGTTCATTGGTCATTGGCATCATCAAGAGAAAAAACATATTATCATGAGACATTTCCTTTTCTGAAACTGTGTTAATGCAGTAGTAAAAGTTTTCTTTCCAAATGCAGGTCAGTAAGAACAAGAAGGATATTAAATTTGAGGAAGAAATAGAGGTTTTGGACTTAGGTTTGAGCTCTGCAAAAAATACAGAGTCCAATACTGATGAGGTTTGTTGAAACAACAATATGTCAAGTATGTGTGAAAGACGTTTGTATAATGACAACTTTTTGAACTACGGCGATTTATTAGAGACAATCGCTTCTCAAT
Proteins encoded in this window:
- the LOC104249228 gene encoding vesicle-associated protein 2-2-like, producing MTNTQLMEIQPHELKFTFEVKKQSSCAVHLVNITDQYVAFKVKTTSPKKYCVRPNIGVIKPKSTYDFTVTMQAQRTAPSDMQCKDKFLIQGTVVPFGTSEEEITPSMFNKDNRKYIEECKLRVVLVSPPKSPVLQPANGISKQGAPIETSMQQEKFPSGVENLPPAQTVSKNKKDIKFEEEIEVLDLGLSSAKNTESNTDEVVENSKGADFVAEEEEPKLAKTVEDIKLNSPKNRESNTNEVVKSRHLNMETTKLSLSKDVEELKSVEDVELNSPKNRESNEVVKSKHLNMETTKLSLSKDVEELKSKINSLESHLIEAEHIIAKFKEEKRSTIKDMEILKQELALLRTKSVGRRAQVGFPPLFLCIVALICLTIGYLRRA